A genomic stretch from Aquila chrysaetos chrysaetos chromosome 1, bAquChr1.4, whole genome shotgun sequence includes:
- the PCM1 gene encoding pericentriolar material 1 protein isoform X14, protein MATGGGPFEEGMNDQDLPSWSNESLDDRLNNTDWGSQQKKANRSSEKNKKKLGGEAETRLTNDISPESSPGMGRRKTRTPHSFPHARYVTQMSVPEQAELERLKQRINFSDLDQRSIGSDSQGRATAANNKRQLNENKKPFNFLSLQINTNKSKDPASGSQKKESGVSVQCKELFGAALSKDFLQNRQVSAQEDGRGEPAMDSSQARDPQQEAKEELENLKKQHDLLKRMLQQQEQLKALQGRQAALLALQHKAEQAIAVMDDSVVTETTGSVSGVSLTSELNEELNDLIQRFHNQLHDSQTQSVPDNRRQAESLSLTREISQSRNSSVSEHLSDEKVQLFNKMRVLQGKKQKMDKLLGELHTLRDQHLNNSSFFPGSGSPQRSIDQRSTTSAASGPAGIVTVVNGESNSLASAPYPPDSLVSQNESEEDDNLNPTEKLQKLNEVRKRLNELRELVHYYEQTSDMMTDAVNENTKEEEETEESESDSEQEDPQPVTNIRNPQAISSWSEINSNSNVQCGTNNRDGRHLNTDCEINNRSAANIRTLKMSSTLDCHNREGEKDIDLPQGEDDEVEEDRVSEDSISSHRSSLGDAAGDAEFEQKINRLIAAKQKLRQLQNLAAMVQDDDPEPQATIANAPNIGDLFLGEVEETKQQPNNVRASTNKLQKDVELNEKAREKFYEAKLQQQQQELKQLQEERRKLIEIQEKIQVLQKACPDLQLSAGLGNCPANRQTSPATSTPAMNECNTAGKPLLEFDESVPVGNELWSEMRRHEILREELRQRRKQLEALMAEHQRRRELAETISTVAASVKSEGSEAQRTPQQSRTEKTMATWGGSTQCALEEENGDEDGYLSDAVGQAEEEEEDASSLNDSFSIYPNNNIPDNAYFVKENKDRWKNCRPLSADGNYRPLSKTRQQQNISMRRQENLRWMSELSYVEEKEQWQEQINQLKKQHEFSVSICQTLMQDQQTLSCLLQTLLTGPYSMMPNNVASSQVHLIMHQLNQCYTQLTWQQNNVQRLKQMLNDLMRQQEQQQCQEKPSRKERGSSAPPPPSPVFCPFSFPPQPVNLFNVPGFTNFSSFAPGINYNPVFPSGFGDFAHSMSPHSSEQQQQEHPLDHNASGKTEYMAFPKPFESSSSNGAEKQRRSHRQPEEEMEKRSTWLNDTQELKKDDQSQLKSGFAVSVQNIASGHKNQSDMSRRREFDEESLESFSSMPDPVDPTTVTKTFKSRKASAQASLASKDKTPKSKNKRKSSSQLKGRIKNTGYESASASSVCEPCKSNKSRHSEEVVNAKVFSKRNREQLEKIIKYSRSTEMSSAHARRILQQSNRNACIEAPETGSDLSMFEALRDTIYSEVATLISQNESRPHFLIELFHELQLLNTDYLRQRALYALQDIVTRHLSENNEKGKCTKSLNSATWMASNSELTPSESLASTDDETFGKNFSTEACQDCEQNDADNGSTMSTSSNFEPFATDDLGNTVIHLDQALARMREYERMKIEAESTLDSEGCSSNFQVASAAKLEGLGTSECLPVPQSSEVSAVPCPRIDTQQLDRQIKAIMKEVIPFLKEHMDEVCSSQLLTSVRRMVLTLTQQNDESKEFVKFFHKQLGSILQDSLAKFAGRKLKDCGEDLLVEISEVLFNELAFFKLMQDLDNNSISVKQRCKRKIETTEVIQSYAKEAKKGLQVDVCSSAEDVDEDKDKDETETVKQVQDSEMYDGNGVPEGIRSDVSDQEEDEESESGPLAISLSKAETQALTNYGSGEDENEDEEIEFEEGPVDVQTSLQASSETTTENEQNSNQELSKTKSSEILSSEQESVKGEQEATMLPHYLNVMENTPPLTVNTPESFITASMKTEESSSSLPVNETQTLDTCVGNKSAASSESSMAGSPDTESPVLVNEYEAGSGNVSQKSDEDDFVKVEDLPLKLAVYSEADLMKKMATEAQTNSLSDELLDGGGAQDQELVGDAQTLKEPETFGGQSA, encoded by the exons ATGGCAACAGGAGGTGGTCCCTTTGAAGAAGGCATGAATGATCAGGACTTACCTAGCTGGAGCAATGAGAGCCTTGATGACCGGCTGAACAACACG GACTGGGGAAGtcaacagaagaaagcaaacagatcttcagaaaaaaacaagaaaaagcttGGTGGGGAAGCTGAAACAAGGCTTACTAATGATATATCTCCAGAATCCTCACCTGGAATGGGACGACGGAAGACCAGAACTCCTCATAGTTTTCCTCATGCTCGATATGTGACCCAGATGTCTGTTCCAGAGCAGGCTGAACTAGAAAGGCttaaacaaagaataaatttcAGTGATCTGGATCAG aGAAGCATTGGAAGTGATTCTCAAGGCAGGGCAACGGCTGCTAACAACAAACGTCaacttaatgaaaacaaaaaaccattcAACTTCCTGTCACTGCAGATAAACactaacaaaagcaaagatCCTGCCTCGGGTtcccaaaaaaaggaaagtgggGTATCAGTGCAATGTAAAGAGTTGTTTGGAGCTGCTCTAAGCAAGGATTTCTTGCAAAATCGTCAAGTCTCTGCTCAAGAAGATGGAAGGGGAGAACCAGCTATGGATAGTAGCCAG GCCAGGGATCCTCAACAGGAGGCTAAAGAGGAATTGGAGAACTTGAAGAAGCAGCATGATTTATTGAAAAGGATGCTGCAACAGCAGGAGCAATTGAAGGCTCTTCAAGGAAGACAGGCAGCTCTTCTTGCTTTGCAGCATAAAGCAGAGCAAGCAATTGCTGTCATGGATGATTCTG TTGTAACAGAGACTACAGGTAGTGTTTCAGGAGTAAGCCTTACATCAGAGTTGAATGAAGAATTGAATGACTTAATTCAGCGCTTTCACAACCAACTTCATGATTCTCAG ACACAATCTGTGCCAGACAATAGAAGGCAAGCAGAAAGTCTTTCACTTACCAGAGAGATTTCACAAAGCAGAAACTCTTCAGTGTCTGAACACCTGTCAGATGAGAAGGTGCAGCTTTTTAACAAGATGAGAGTGTTGCAgggtaaaaagcaaaaaatggaCAAACTGTTAGGAGAACTTCATACGCTTCGTGACCAGCATCTAAATAACTCCTCTT tttttcctGGTTCAGGTTCTCCTCAAAGGAGTATTGATCAAAGAAGTACAACTTCAGCTGCTTCTGGTCCTGCAGGCATAGTGACTGTTGTCAATGGTGAATCAAATAGCCTGGCATCTGCTCCCTATCCTCCTGATTCGCTGGTTTCTCAGAATGAGAGTGAAGAGGATGACAATCTAAATCCAACAGAAAAGCTTCA gaAGCTAAATGAAGTTCGTAAGAGGCTGAATGAGTTACGTGAGTTAGTTCACTACTATGAGCAAACATCTGATATGATGACAGATGCTGTGAATGAAAACActaaggaagaggaagaaacagaagaatcagAAAGTGATTCTGAACAAGAGGATCCACAGCCTGTTACAAATATTAG AAACCCTCAAGCAATCAGTAGTTGGAGTGAAATAAATAGCAACTCAAATGTACAGTGTGGTACTAATAACAGAGATGGAAGACATCTTAATACagactgtgaaataaataaCCGATCTGCTGCTAATATAAGGACTCTAAAAATGTCTTCTACTCTAG ACTGTCATAATAGGGAGGGTGAAAAAGACATCGACCTACCCCAAGGTGAAGATGATGAAGTGGAAGAAGATAGAGTTAGTGAAGATTCCATATCTAGTCACAGAAGCAGCCTGGGTGATGCTGCTGGCGATGCTGAGTTTGAACAGAAGATCAATAGGCTTAtagctgcaaaacagaaactTAGACAATTACAAAACCTTGCTGCTATGGTGCag GATGATGATCCAGAACCTCAAGCAACAATTGCAAATGCACCTAATATTGGTGACTTGTTTTTGGGTGAGGTGGAAGAgacaaaacaacaaccaaacaatGTCCGAGCTAGTACCAACAAATTACAAAAAGATGTAgaactaaatgaaaaagcaag AGAGAAGTTTTATGAAGCtaaacttcagcagcagcaacaggagctTAAGCAGttacaagaagaaagaagaaaactgattgaaattcaagaaaaaatacaagtgtTACAGAAAGCTTGCCCTGACCTTCAA ttgtCAGCTGGCCTGGGTAACTGCCCAGCAAATAGGCAGACTTCACCAGCAACCTCAACTCCAGCCATGAATGAGTGTAACACAGCTGGCAAGCCTTTACTTGAATTTGATGAATCTGTACCAGTAGGCAATGAG TTATGGTCTGAGATGAGAAGACATGAGATTTTAAGAGAAGAATTGCGACAGAGGAGAAAGCAACTTGAAGCTTTAATGGCTGAACATCAGAGGAGGAGAGAGCTCGCAGAAACAATATCTACTGTTGCTGCATCTGTTAAAAGTGAAGGATCAGAAGCTCAGCGTACTCCACAGCAGAGTAGGACTGAAAA GACAATGGCTACCTGGGGAGGTTCTACCCAGTGTGCACTAGAGGAGGAGAATGGAGATGAAGACGGTTATCTCTCTGATGCAGTTGGTCaggcagaagaagaggaagaagatgcGTCAAGTTTGAATGACAGTTTCTCTATTTATCCCAATAACAACATACCAGATAATGCatattttgttaaagaaaacaaggataG GTGGAAAAATTGCCGTCCTCTTTCAGCAGATGGGAATTACCGTCCATTGTCTAAGACCAGGCAACAGCAAAACATAAGTATGCGACGTCAGGAAAACCTTCGGTGGATGTCCGAACTTTCAtatgtggaagaaaaggaacaatGGCAAGAGCAGATCAATCAGTTGAAGAAACAGCATGAATTTAGTGTCAGCATTTGTCAAACTTTGATGCAGGATCAGCAG aCCCTCTCTTGTCTACTACAAACTTTGCTTACAGGTCCTTACAGTATGATGCCCAATAATGTTGCGTCTTCACAAGTGCATCTTATTATGCATCAattaaaccagtgttatacTCAACTGACTTGGCAGCAGAATAATGTCCAAAG GTTGAAACAAATGTTAAATGATCTTATGCGCCAGCAAGAACAACAACAATGTCAAGAGAAGCCATCaagaaaggagagaggcagTAGTGCACCACCACCTCCATCTCCTGTTTTCTGTCCATTCAGCTTTCCTCCACAACCTGTGAACCTGTTTAACGTACCAGGATttactaatttttcttcctttgctccaG GTATTAACTATAATCCAGTGTTCCCTTCTGGTTTTGGAGATTTTGCACACAGTATGTCCCCACACAgcagtgagcagcagcagcaagaacatCCTCTAGATCATAATGCTTCTGGGAAAACTGAGTATATGGCATTCCCCAAACCTTTTGAAAGCAGTTCCTCTAAtggagcagaaaaacaaag AAGGAGTCATAGACAacctgaagaagaaatggaaaaaagatcaACTTGGCTTAATGATACCCAGGAACTGAAAAAAGATGATCAGTCTCAGCTGAAATCAGGTTTTGCAGTTTCAGTACAAAACATTGCTTCTGGTCATAAAAATCAGTCTGATATGAGCAGGAGAAGAGAGTTTGATGAAGAGTCTTTGGAGAGTTTTAGTAGCATGCCTGATCCTGTAGACCCAACTACTGtgacaaagacatttaaatctAGAAAAGCATCAGCGCAAGCAAGTTTGGCATCAAAAGATAAAACACCCAAATCGAAGAACAAGAGGAAGAGTTCTTCTCAGCTAAaaggcagaattaaaaatactg GTTATGAAAGTGCAAGTGCTTCTAGTGTGTGTGAACCCTGCAAGAGCAATAAAAGCAGACACTCTGAAGAGGTTGTTAATGCAAAGGTGTTCAGCAAAAGGAATCGGGaacaattggaaaaaataattaaatacagtaGATCTACAGAAATGTCTTCAG CGCATGCTAGGAGAATTCTGCAGCAGTCTAACAGAAATGCATGCATTGAAGCGCCAG aaactgGTAGTGATCTTTCTATGTTTGAAGCTTTGCGAGACACAATTTATTCTGAAGTGGCAACTCTTATTTCTCAAAATGAGTCTCGTCCCCACTTTCTTATTGAACTTTTCCATGAGCTTCAGCTGCTAAATACAGATTACCTGAGGCAAAGAGCTCTATATGCTTTACAG GATATAGTGACCAGACACCTCTCTGAGAACAATGAAAAAGGGAAGTGCACAAAATCACTGAATTCTGCAACATGGATGGCATCAAATTCTGAACTCACTCCCAGTGAAAGCCTTGCTTCTACAGATGAT GAAACTTTTGGCAAGAACTTTTCTACAGAAGCATGTCAAGATTGTGAACAAAATGATGCAGACAATGGGAGTACTATGTCTACATCTTCAAATTTTGAACCCTTTGCCACTGATGACCTTG GCAACACAGTGATTCACTTAGATCAAGCTTTGGCTAGGATGAGGGAATATGAGCGTATGAAAATTGAAGCTGAAAGTACCCTTGACTCTGAGGGCTGCTCTAGTAATTTTCAGGTTGCTTCTGCTGCTAAATTAGAAG gtcTAGGTACCAGTGAATGTCTTCCTGTGCCACAGTCAAGTGAAGTTTCTGCTGTTCCATGTCCTCGTATAGATACTCAGCAGCTTGACCGGCAGATTAAAGCAATCATGAAAGAGGTCATTCCTTTTCTGAAG GAACACATGGATGAAGTATGTTCTTCTCAATTATTGACATCAGTAAGACGTATGGTCTTGACTCTAACACAACAGAATGATGAAAGTAAAGAATTTGTGAAGTTCTTTCATAAGCAGCTTGGCAGTATACTTCAG GATTCACTGGCGAAATTTGCTGGTAGAAAATTAAAAGACTGTGGGGAGGATCTTCTTGTGGAGATCTCTGAAGTATTATTTAATGAATTAGCCTTTTTTAAACTCATGCAAGACTTGGACAAcaacagtatttctgtaaagcagagatgtaaaagaaaaatagaaactaCTGAAGTGATACAGTCTTATGCTAAAGAG GCAAAAAAAGGTCTCCAGGTGGATGTTTGTTCATCTGCTGAAGATGTCGATGAGGACAAA GACAAGGATGAGACTGAGACTGTTAAACAAGTACAGGACTCAGAAATGTATGATGGTAATGGAGTTCCTGAAGGTATTAGGTCTGATGTGTCTGATcaagaggaagatgaggaaagTGAAAGCGGTCCACTGGCAATAA GTTTGTCAAAAGCAGAAACCCAAGCTCTGACTAACTATGGCAGTGGAGAAGATGAGAATGAAGATGAAGAAATAGAATTTGAGGAAGGACCTGTTGATGTGCAGACATCACTACAAGCCAGCAGTgaaacaacaactgaaaatgaacaG AATTCAAACCAAGAATTGAGTAAGACAAAAAGCAGTGAGATTTTGTCATCAGAACAAGAATCTGTTAAAG GTGAACAAGAAGCTACAATGTTGCCTCATTACCTCAATGTCATGGAGAATACACCACCTTTAACAGTCAATACCCCAGAATCCTTTATAACAGCCagtatgaaaacagaagaatcaAGCTCATCATTACCAGTAAATGAAACTCAAACACTAGATACGTGTGTAGGAAACAAATCTGCTGCAAGTTCTGAAAGCTCCATGGCTGGCAGCCCTGATACGGAGTCACCTGTGTTGGTGAATGAATAT GAAGCTGGTTCTGGAAATGTCAGTCAAAAATCTGATGAAGATGACTTTGTGAAAGTTGAAGACTTGCCCCTTAAACTTGCAGTATATTCAGAG GCagatttaatgaagaaaatggcaACAGAGGCTCAAACCAACAGTTTGTCTGATGAATTACTGGATGGAGGTGGAGCTCAAGATCAGGAATTAGTAGGAGATGCCCAAACTTTAAAAGAACCTG aaacttttGGAGGTCAAAGTGCATGA